One window of the Dendropsophus ebraccatus isolate aDenEbr1 chromosome 12, aDenEbr1.pat, whole genome shotgun sequence genome contains the following:
- the SPSB1 gene encoding SPRY domain-containing SOCS box protein 1: protein MGQKVTGGIKTVDMRDPAYRPLKQDLQGLDYSKPARLDLLLDMPPVSHEVQLQHSWNNNDRSLNVFVKEDDKLVFHRHPVAQSTDAIRGKTGYTRGLHVWEITWVMRQRGTHAVVGVATADAPLHSVGYTTLIGSNGKSWGWDLGRNKLYHDGKNQPSRTYPAFLEPDETFIVPDSFLVVLDMDDGTLSFIVDGQYMGTAFRGLKGKKLYPVVSAVWGHCEIRMRYINGLDPEPLPLMDLCRRAVRLALGKDRLNEIQTLPLPASLKGYLLYH from the exons ATGGGTCAGAAGGTCACAGGAGGCATTAAGACAGTGGACATGAGGGACCCGGCGTACAGACCACTGAAGCAAGATCTCCAGGGTCTGGACTATAGTAAACCTGCTCGGCTGGATCTCTTGTTGGATATGCCTCCAGTGTCACATGAAGTACAGCTCCAGCATTCGTGGAATAATAACGATCGATCGCTCAACGTATTTGTCAAAGAAGACGACAAACTTGTTTTTCACCGGCATCCGGTGGCACAGAGCACTGACGCCATACGTGGCAAAACTGGTTATACGCGTGGCCTGCATGTGTGGGAGATAACATGGGTCATGAGACAGCGAGGGACTCACGCCGTTGTTGGAGTAGCAACTGCAGACGCTCCACTCCATTCTGTGGGTTACACCACACTCATAGGAAGCAATGGGAAATCCTGGGGATGGGACTTGGGTAGGAACAAACTCTATCATGACGGTAAAAATCAGCCAAGTAGAACGTACCCAGCTTTTCTAGAGCCTGATGAAACATTCATTGTGCCAGATTCTTTCCTGGTGGTTCTAGATATGGATGATGGTACTCTGAGCTTCATCGTGGATGGACAGTACATGGGCACTGCTTTTAGAGGATTAAAGGGAAAGAAACTGTACCCCGTTGTCAGTGCTGTATGGGGCCACTGTGAAATCAGAATGCGATACATAAATGGACTTGACC CCGAGCCCCTTCCTCTGATGGACCTGTGTCGACGAGCCGTTCGCCTTGCACTGGGAAAAGACAGACTGAACGAAATTCAGACTCTTCCATTGCCGGCGTCCCTTAAAGGTTACTTACTGTACCACTGA